Proteins from a genomic interval of Lycium ferocissimum isolate CSIRO_LF1 chromosome 2, AGI_CSIRO_Lferr_CH_V1, whole genome shotgun sequence:
- the LOC132048032 gene encoding high mobility group B protein 6-like isoform X2 yields the protein MEMNLDKHPSCMLLFKEGSTDKIQMPSDFVKEHKKMLAKTCLLKTDVVAGMSWEAKIEKEKPNYFICKEDWPQFVVYHKLEIGDFLRFVLIDKSTFHVLLYSKKHSRTLRPFEDLSSSEEEEEEYEKEDEVEIVEENVDASRKSNPFSGSNDRGNPCYSHLDSFCHGGKSDAKADNMLGMKKKAPETKKANEVKMEPVILLDSEEERVGQSSGSKDGGNPCYSHIVGKSDAKDNMLGVKKKAPETKEVKKVFMELVELSDSEEENVDPSRGSKDGGNPCYSHPGGKPDAKADNMLGVEKKAPETKGTKNAAKRRSASYVKRWRSIKDPAKPKRPATSFFVFMEEFRKQFKEKYPNNKSVAAEGIAGGDKWKQFSDAEKAPFVAEAKKRLAEYHKNKDAYNKRVAAGSSEEEESYKSMSEVDEEDGDDD from the exons ATGGAAATGAACCTTGACAAGCACCCATCGTGCATGCTTCTATTTAAAGAAGGTTCTACGGATAAAATA CAAATGCCGTCTGATTTTGTGAAAGAACACAAGAAGATGTTAGCTAAGACATGCTTACTGAAAACTGATGTAGTAGCTGGGATGTCATGGGAAGCAAAAATAGAGAAAGAAAAGCCGAATTACTTCATATGTAAAGAAGATTGGCCACAATTTGTGGTGTATCACAAGCTTGAGATAGGGGACTTTTTGCGCTTTGTTCTCATTGATAAATCGACGTTCCATGTCCTGCTTTACTCCAAGAAACATAGTAGAACTCTTCGACCTTTTGAGGACCTCAGCAGTAgtgaggaagaggaagaagaatatgaaaAGGAGGATGAGGTAGAAATAGTGGAAGAGAACGTTGACGCTTCAAGAAAATCGAATCCATTTAGTGGCTCCAATGATAGGGGAAATCCATGCTATTCACATTTAG ATTCATTTTGTCATGGAGGTAAATCTGATGCAAAAGCTGATAACATGCTTGGCATGAAAAAGAAAGCTCCTGAGACTAAGAAAGCGAATGAAGTAAAAATGGAGCCAGTAATTCTATTAGATTCTGAGGAAGAGAGGGTTGGTCAATCCAGTGGCTCCAAAGATGGGGGAAATCCATGCTATTCACATATAG TGGGTAAATCCGATGCCAAAGATAACATGCTCGGTGTGAAGAAGAAAGCTCCCGAGACTAAAGAAGTGAAGAAAGTCTTTATGGAGCTAGTAGAATTATCAGATTCTGAGGAAGAAAATGTTGATCCATCCCGTGGCTCCAAAGATGGGGGAAATCCATGCTATTCACATCCAG GAGGTAAACCTGATGCCAAAGCTGACAACATGCTCGGCGTGGAGAAGAAAGCTCCCGAGACTAAAGGAACGAAGAATGCTGCCAAGCGAAGAAGTGCTTCTTATGTTAAGCGATGGAGGTCTATCAAGGATCCTGCCAAACCCAAGAGGCCTGCAACTTCTTTCTTCGTGTTCATGGAGGAGTTTAGGAAGCAGTTCAAGGAGAAGTATCCAAACAATAAATCTGTGGCTGCTGAAGGTATAGCTGGTGGAGACAAGTGGAAACAGTTCTCAGATGCTGAGAAAGCTCCTTTTGTGGCAGAGGCAAAGAAAAGGTTGGCGGAATATCATAAGAACAAGGATGCTTATAACAAGCGAGTAGCTGCTGGATCTTCTGAAGAAGAGGAATCTTACAAGTCAATGTCCGAGGTTGATGAGGAAGATGGGGATGATGATTGA
- the LOC132048032 gene encoding high mobility group B protein 6-like isoform X1, translating into MEMNLDKHPSCMLLFKEGSTDKIQMPSDFVKEHKKMLAKTCLLKTDVVAGMSWEAKIEKEKPNYFICKEDWPQFVVYHKLEIGDFLRFVLIDKSTFHVLLYSKKHSRTLRPFEDLSSSEEEEEEYEKEDEVEIVEENVDASRKSNPFSGSNDRGNPCYSHLDSFCHGGKSDAKADNMLGMKKKAPETKKANEVKMEPVILLDSEEERVGQSSGSKDGGNPCYSHIVGKSDAKDNMLGVKKKAPETKEVKKVFMELVELSDSEEENVDPSRGSKDGGNPCYSHPGVIMKGGKPDAKADNMLGVEKKAPETKGTKNAAKRRSASYVKRWRSIKDPAKPKRPATSFFVFMEEFRKQFKEKYPNNKSVAAEGIAGGDKWKQFSDAEKAPFVAEAKKRLAEYHKNKDAYNKRVAAGSSEEEESYKSMSEVDEEDGDDD; encoded by the exons ATGGAAATGAACCTTGACAAGCACCCATCGTGCATGCTTCTATTTAAAGAAGGTTCTACGGATAAAATA CAAATGCCGTCTGATTTTGTGAAAGAACACAAGAAGATGTTAGCTAAGACATGCTTACTGAAAACTGATGTAGTAGCTGGGATGTCATGGGAAGCAAAAATAGAGAAAGAAAAGCCGAATTACTTCATATGTAAAGAAGATTGGCCACAATTTGTGGTGTATCACAAGCTTGAGATAGGGGACTTTTTGCGCTTTGTTCTCATTGATAAATCGACGTTCCATGTCCTGCTTTACTCCAAGAAACATAGTAGAACTCTTCGACCTTTTGAGGACCTCAGCAGTAgtgaggaagaggaagaagaatatgaaaAGGAGGATGAGGTAGAAATAGTGGAAGAGAACGTTGACGCTTCAAGAAAATCGAATCCATTTAGTGGCTCCAATGATAGGGGAAATCCATGCTATTCACATTTAG ATTCATTTTGTCATGGAGGTAAATCTGATGCAAAAGCTGATAACATGCTTGGCATGAAAAAGAAAGCTCCTGAGACTAAGAAAGCGAATGAAGTAAAAATGGAGCCAGTAATTCTATTAGATTCTGAGGAAGAGAGGGTTGGTCAATCCAGTGGCTCCAAAGATGGGGGAAATCCATGCTATTCACATATAG TGGGTAAATCCGATGCCAAAGATAACATGCTCGGTGTGAAGAAGAAAGCTCCCGAGACTAAAGAAGTGAAGAAAGTCTTTATGGAGCTAGTAGAATTATCAGATTCTGAGGAAGAAAATGTTGATCCATCCCGTGGCTCCAAAGATGGGGGAAATCCATGCTATTCACATCCAG GTGTCATCATGAAAGGAGGTAAACCTGATGCCAAAGCTGACAACATGCTCGGCGTGGAGAAGAAAGCTCCCGAGACTAAAGGAACGAAGAATGCTGCCAAGCGAAGAAGTGCTTCTTATGTTAAGCGATGGAGGTCTATCAAGGATCCTGCCAAACCCAAGAGGCCTGCAACTTCTTTCTTCGTGTTCATGGAGGAGTTTAGGAAGCAGTTCAAGGAGAAGTATCCAAACAATAAATCTGTGGCTGCTGAAGGTATAGCTGGTGGAGACAAGTGGAAACAGTTCTCAGATGCTGAGAAAGCTCCTTTTGTGGCAGAGGCAAAGAAAAGGTTGGCGGAATATCATAAGAACAAGGATGCTTATAACAAGCGAGTAGCTGCTGGATCTTCTGAAGAAGAGGAATCTTACAAGTCAATGTCCGAGGTTGATGAGGAAGATGGGGATGATGATTGA
- the LOC132048031 gene encoding B3 domain-containing protein REM20-like, with the protein MEMDLDKHPSCMLLFKEGSMDKIKMPSDFVKENKKMLAKTCLLKTKVAGMSWEAKIEKEKPNYFICEEDWPQFVVYHKLEMGDFLRFFLVDKSTFHVMLYSQKHSRNLRPFEDLSSSEEEEEDEVEIVEEKEKR; encoded by the exons ATGGAAATGGATCTTGACAAGCACCCATCGTGCATGCTTCTATTTAAAGAAGGTTCTATGGATAAAATA aaaatgccGTCTGATTTTgtgaaagaaaacaagaagatgTTGGCTAAGACGTGCTTATTGAAAACCAAAGTAGCTGGGATGTCATGGGAAGCAAAAATAGAGAAAGAAAAGCCAAATTACTTCATATGTGAAGAAGATTGGCCACAGTTTGTGGTGTATCACAAGCTGGAAATGGGGGACTTTTTGCGCTTCTTTCTTGTCGATAAGTCAACGTTCCATGTCATGCTCTACTCCCAGAAACATAGTAGAAATCTTCGACCTTTTGAGGACCTCAGCAGTAgtgaggaagaggaagaggatgAGGTAGAAAtagtggaagagaaagaaaaaaggtag